One segment of Candidatus Nanopelagicales bacterium DNA contains the following:
- a CDS encoding aldo/keto reductase encodes MNRRGTSRRWVIQACEDSLRRLNTDYIDLYQVHRLDWDVDIEEIMDAMSWLVQQGKVRYIGSSTYPAEWIVEAQWAARRRNTQRFICEQPQYSIFARGIETDVLPTAARHNMGVIPWSPLAGGWLTGKYRREIGLPKDSRFGSGGNFARMSKLEEQPEVLDARYDLVERLDEVAQNAGITLTQLAYGFVDAHPAITATIIGPRTRAQLDDAIAASDVTLDAATLDAIDAICPVGYMAPGMSHSAPNPAFKRGNRRRS; translated from the coding sequence CTGAACCGTCGTGGCACGTCACGACGCTGGGTGATCCAGGCCTGTGAGGATTCACTTCGTCGACTGAACACTGACTACATAGATTTGTATCAAGTTCATCGTCTGGATTGGGATGTGGACATTGAAGAAATCATGGATGCAATGTCATGGCTTGTTCAACAGGGCAAGGTGCGTTACATAGGTTCGTCCACCTACCCGGCCGAGTGGATTGTGGAAGCACAGTGGGCCGCACGTCGCCGCAATACGCAACGGTTTATCTGCGAACAGCCGCAGTACTCAATCTTTGCCCGCGGGATTGAAACGGATGTGTTGCCGACCGCTGCGCGCCACAACATGGGTGTGATTCCTTGGAGTCCACTGGCAGGTGGTTGGCTCACTGGAAAGTATCGTCGCGAGATTGGTTTACCCAAGGATTCACGATTTGGCAGCGGTGGCAACTTTGCCCGCATGTCCAAGTTGGAAGAACAACCTGAAGTTCTTGATGCCAGGTATGACCTTGTTGAACGCCTCGATGAGGTCGCCCAGAATGCTGGAATCACTCTGACGCAATTGGCCTATGGCTTCGTGGATGCTCACCCTGCTATCACAGCCACGATTATCGGGCCGCGCACACGTGCACAGCTTGACGATGCCATTGCGGCATCAGATGTCACCCTCGATGCTGCCACCTTGGATGCCATCGACGCGATCTGCCCAGTGGGCTACATGGCTCCGGGGATGAGCCATAGCGCTCCAAATCCAGCCTTCAAGCGAGGAAATCGTCGACGTTCCTAA
- a CDS encoding aldo/keto reductase: MRYRKLGTTGIEVSTQCLGTMMYGAMGNTDHDDCISQIHHAMDSGINFIDTADAYSQGESEIILGKALAGRRDDAIVATKVFNPIGQG, from the coding sequence ATGCGTTACCGCAAACTTGGAACCACTGGTATTGAAGTAAGTACTCAATGTCTTGGAACAATGATGTACGGAGCGATGGGTAACACCGATCACGACGACTGCATTTCTCAGATTCATCATGCAATGGATTCAGGCATCAATTTCATTGACACGGCCGACGCCTATTCACAAGGTGAAAGCGAAATAATTCTTGGTAAGGCGCTTGCTGGTCGCCGTGACGATGCCATCGTGGCGACCAAGGTGTTCAACCCAATTGGGCAAGGCTGA
- a CDS encoding ABC transporter permease, with amino-acid sequence MSRSTHEIPAHAGLSFGRVLRSEFIKLRTLRSTWILLGSMLILFIAFGAIAALASTGQINDAQGGPPRGFGLDPVTTVLTGAGFALLIMAVFGVLAGAREYGSGMIRTTLAFVPKRLPVLWAKVLMLVAFVLPVAILAGLGAFYLGMAVLSGAGEATVSLSDSTAQRVLIGLAGYITGMAVIGLALGIAMRSMPGAIATVIGGVLILPALLTSLLPESWRSVLKYLPSNAAAPFTEVTVRADLLALVPGICVFVGWVVLSIAVAAWLFARRDA; translated from the coding sequence ATGAGTCGCTCAACACATGAAATTCCTGCACATGCCGGTCTTAGTTTTGGTCGAGTTCTGCGTTCGGAGTTCATCAAACTACGCACACTGCGTTCAACGTGGATTTTGTTGGGTTCAATGTTGATTCTTTTTATTGCTTTTGGCGCAATCGCTGCATTAGCGTCAACCGGCCAGATTAACGACGCACAAGGCGGCCCGCCACGAGGCTTCGGTCTTGATCCGGTCACCACAGTGTTGACTGGTGCAGGATTCGCGCTGCTCATCATGGCCGTGTTCGGAGTGCTTGCTGGTGCGCGCGAATACGGAAGCGGAATGATCCGCACCACCTTGGCCTTTGTTCCAAAGCGCCTTCCAGTGCTGTGGGCAAAAGTGTTGATGTTGGTGGCCTTTGTGCTGCCTGTTGCCATCTTGGCTGGGCTTGGTGCGTTTTACCTAGGGATGGCCGTGTTATCCGGTGCGGGAGAAGCCACGGTTTCGTTGTCGGACAGCACAGCACAACGAGTATTGATTGGCCTTGCTGGGTACATCACGGGTATGGCGGTTATTGGTTTAGCGCTTGGTATAGCCATGCGCTCTATGCCTGGAGCTATTGCCACAGTGATCGGCGGAGTGCTGATTCTTCCTGCACTGCTCACATCATTGTTGCCGGAAAGCTGGCGCTCTGTGTTGAAGTATTTGCCATCTAATGCTGCGGCTCCATTTACCGAAGTTACGGTTCGCGCTGATTTATTAGCGTTGGTGCCAGGTATCTGTGTGTTTGTTGGCTGGGTTGTGCTCAGTATTGCGGTGGCAGCTTGGCTATTCGCCCGTCGCGATGCCTAG
- a CDS encoding ATP-binding cassette domain-containing protein: MIEVRNLSKQYGSVTAVDDISFTVHPGLVTGFLGPNGAGKSTTMRMILGLDRPTQGSVLVNGAAYRKSGAPVHEIGALLEAKGFDKARSARNHLLALGASAGIGAARVDEVLALVGLSDVARQKAGGFSLGMGQRLGIAVALLGDPGIVMLDEPVNGLDPDGVLWIRNLLRALADEGRTVFLSSHLMTEMELIADQLIIIGRGKILADTTMTQFIESWSSNRVRVLCSDAAALQGVLADRANGFELDHHGALIVTGLQAAEIGQAAFGAGIVVLELTPLSVSLEAAFMELTKDSVQFHTGEVAA; encoded by the coding sequence ATGATTGAAGTCCGCAACCTGAGTAAGCAATACGGGAGTGTCACGGCTGTTGATGACATTTCCTTCACCGTTCATCCAGGGTTAGTCACCGGGTTCCTTGGACCAAATGGCGCAGGGAAATCGACCACGATGCGGATGATTCTGGGGCTTGATCGACCAACACAAGGTTCGGTTCTGGTCAATGGAGCGGCGTATCGCAAGTCAGGTGCTCCGGTACATGAAATCGGTGCGTTGCTGGAGGCCAAGGGTTTTGATAAGGCCCGTTCAGCGCGCAACCATCTGTTAGCCCTAGGGGCATCTGCGGGCATTGGCGCAGCCCGTGTCGATGAAGTACTCGCTCTAGTGGGTCTCAGTGATGTTGCGCGCCAAAAAGCCGGCGGGTTTTCGCTAGGCATGGGTCAACGGCTAGGAATTGCAGTCGCGTTGTTGGGCGACCCTGGAATCGTGATGCTTGATGAGCCGGTTAATGGCCTTGATCCTGATGGCGTGCTTTGGATTCGAAATCTGCTGCGTGCCTTGGCTGACGAAGGTCGCACCGTGTTTCTGAGTTCACATTTGATGACCGAGATGGAACTCATTGCCGATCAATTGATCATCATCGGTCGCGGAAAGATTTTGGCCGATACCACCATGACTCAATTCATTGAATCGTGGTCATCCAATCGCGTGCGCGTGCTCTGCTCAGATGCTGCAGCGCTCCAGGGGGTGCTAGCGGATCGAGCAAATGGCTTTGAGCTGGATCATCATGGAGCATTAATCGTCACTGGACTTCAGGCGGCTGAGATCGGGCAAGCAGCATTTGGTGCGGGAATAGTTGTGCTTGAACTGACGCCATTGAGTGTGTCACTCGAAGCTGCCTTTATGGAGTTGACCAAAGATTCTGTTCAATTCCACACGGGCGAGGTTGCAGCATGA
- a CDS encoding CoA ester lyase has product MESAGKGRSRRSTLAVPGSSTKMLDKAKGLDADSLFMDLEDAVAPAAKADARKNIIAALNEGGYGSKILSVRVNDWATPWAIDDVTTVIEGAGSTLDCIMLPKVQTAEQIVELDALITTLEQSMGLPIGRIGIEAQIETALGLTHVNAISAASSRLETVIFGPADFMASINMRTLVVGEQPQGYDVGDAYHFILMSILIAARAYDRLAIDGPYLAIKDLDGFRRVAGRSAALGFDGKWVLHPDQIAAANEVFAPRQADYDHAELILDAYDYYTSVDGGARGAVMLGSEMIDEASRKMALVISAKGRAAGLVRTSVFEKPTG; this is encoded by the coding sequence ATGGAATCCGCAGGTAAAGGTCGAAGTCGACGTTCAACTCTGGCTGTGCCTGGATCTAGTACCAAGATGCTGGATAAGGCTAAAGGACTTGACGCTGATTCACTCTTCATGGATCTTGAGGATGCGGTCGCACCCGCTGCAAAGGCCGATGCACGCAAAAACATCATCGCCGCACTCAATGAAGGCGGTTATGGATCAAAGATCCTTTCGGTTCGAGTCAATGATTGGGCAACGCCCTGGGCAATTGACGATGTCACCACAGTGATCGAAGGCGCTGGATCCACACTCGACTGCATCATGTTGCCGAAGGTGCAAACAGCAGAGCAGATCGTTGAACTCGATGCGCTGATAACCACACTTGAACAGTCAATGGGATTACCTATTGGCCGAATCGGGATCGAGGCTCAAATTGAAACTGCCCTTGGGTTGACGCATGTCAATGCAATTTCCGCCGCATCGTCTCGGTTGGAAACGGTGATTTTTGGCCCTGCGGATTTCATGGCTTCCATCAATATGCGCACCTTGGTCGTAGGTGAACAGCCACAGGGTTACGACGTGGGGGATGCGTATCACTTTATTTTGATGAGCATTTTAATCGCTGCAAGGGCTTACGACCGACTTGCAATTGACGGTCCTTATCTTGCTATTAAAGATCTTGATGGCTTTAGACGAGTAGCGGGTCGCTCAGCAGCTTTAGGTTTTGATGGAAAATGGGTGCTACATCCCGATCAGATTGCAGCTGCGAATGAGGTCTTTGCGCCAAGACAAGCGGATTACGATCATGCTGAATTGATTTTGGACGCGTATGACTATTACACGTCAGTTGATGGCGGCGCACGTGGCGCGGTGATGCTTGGTTCGGAAATGATTGATGAAGCATCACGCAAGATGGCGTTGGTGATTTCCGCAAAAGGTCGGGCCGCTGGGCTCGTACGTACATCAGTGTTTGAAAAGCCGACAGGTTAA
- a CDS encoding Type 1 glutamine amidotransferase-like domain-containing protein, with amino-acid sequence MAIRLFLSSQGLGDNPELLGPNSPSENHALVVLNALDPYPNARQYALPNEMADLASLGYQSLELDLRNHFQRSTDNRQHNRAKTTALTDILIQAHLIWVVGGNTFTLARAMTQSHFKEALASASRTAQHTITYGGYSAGAAVVGPDLQGIDLMDDPQVVPEFYDPVVEAVSLALIEIRIIPHVGSPSDDGNNAVKAIDSLRRAQLDYRTLSDGEVWITNAEMHTSPHQQPE; translated from the coding sequence ATGGCCATCAGGCTGTTCTTAAGTTCTCAGGGGTTGGGCGACAACCCTGAGTTACTTGGACCCAATTCGCCCAGTGAAAATCATGCACTCGTCGTGCTGAATGCGTTGGATCCGTATCCCAATGCTCGGCAGTATGCATTACCAAATGAGATGGCCGACCTCGCGTCTTTGGGATATCAATCCCTAGAGCTTGATCTACGCAATCACTTTCAGCGAAGTACCGATAACCGTCAACATAATCGTGCCAAGACCACCGCCCTGACAGATATTTTGATCCAAGCTCATCTCATCTGGGTTGTTGGCGGGAACACCTTCACCTTGGCACGAGCTATGACCCAAAGTCACTTCAAAGAAGCGCTCGCCAGTGCGAGCAGAACAGCTCAACACACCATCACGTACGGCGGATACTCAGCCGGAGCCGCAGTAGTTGGACCAGACCTCCAAGGCATCGATCTGATGGATGACCCGCAGGTAGTTCCTGAGTTCTATGACCCAGTCGTCGAAGCGGTCTCTCTTGCGCTCATTGAGATCCGAATCATCCCGCATGTTGGCTCACCGAGCGACGACGGCAATAACGCCGTGAAAGCTATCGATTCCCTACGACGTGCGCAGCTTGATTACCGCACATTAAGCGATGGTGAGGTGTGGATCACTAACGCCGAGATGCATACATCGCCTCATCAGCAACCTGAATGA
- a CDS encoding diguanylate cyclase has protein sequence METRIAQKRDQIITDQVARETPWVMLILAGLIVFFDIGFALVGLIAPFGYYVSDFIQGAFFVLCAIALKSGVVSAKYAPWVFAAAIVVNSIALSYQYSVDNTGTAVGVMVMTMVLFGGLLAVWKPFLISAAIMVAVVTYTLITYNPDYSSGWIVTVLTGVGASAALLFARRRSALDLAIASITIEDMATRDQATGLLNRHGLEESALQLRAIAVRTGQPMFVVFVDIVGLKQVNDNHGHTTGDLVIERVAHAVAQASRDSDVVARWGGDEFLVVGIGPVPQPLEFSERVNTMMNLDGIGHAWGGEISVGTSFSPDDDVTRLIQVADEAMYASRR, from the coding sequence GTGGAGACTCGAATTGCTCAAAAACGCGACCAGATCATTACCGATCAGGTGGCGCGCGAAACGCCTTGGGTGATGCTCATTCTTGCCGGCCTCATTGTCTTTTTTGATATTGGTTTCGCGCTAGTTGGATTAATCGCACCCTTTGGATATTACGTCTCTGATTTCATTCAAGGTGCCTTCTTTGTGCTGTGCGCCATTGCTTTGAAGTCGGGTGTTGTTTCAGCGAAATATGCACCCTGGGTGTTCGCTGCGGCAATCGTGGTCAACTCGATTGCACTTTCATATCAGTATTCCGTGGATAACACGGGCACGGCTGTCGGTGTGATGGTGATGACGATGGTGTTGTTTGGAGGATTGCTGGCGGTTTGGAAGCCTTTCCTGATTTCAGCCGCCATCATGGTTGCAGTCGTGACATACACCTTGATTACTTATAACCCTGACTATTCATCTGGCTGGATCGTTACGGTACTTACAGGCGTAGGGGCTTCCGCCGCCTTGCTGTTTGCCCGCCGTCGTTCAGCACTCGATCTAGCAATTGCTTCGATCACGATTGAAGACATGGCTACACGAGACCAAGCAACAGGCCTGTTGAATCGTCATGGATTAGAAGAGTCAGCATTGCAGTTACGCGCAATAGCCGTGCGCACCGGACAGCCAATGTTTGTGGTGTTTGTTGACATCGTTGGACTGAAGCAAGTGAATGACAATCATGGTCACACCACTGGTGACCTCGTGATTGAGCGAGTGGCCCATGCGGTTGCGCAGGCTTCACGCGATTCCGATGTTGTTGCTCGATGGGGCGGAGATGAATTTCTTGTTGTCGGTATTGGCCCCGTCCCGCAGCCGCTTGAGTTTTCCGAACGAGTCAACACCATGATGAATCTTGATGGCATTGGTCATGCCTGGGGTGGCGAAATCTCCGTAGGTACATCGTTTAGTCCTGACGACGATGTCACAAGGCTCATTCAGGTTGCTGATGAGGCGATGTATGCATCTCGGCGTTAG
- a CDS encoding HD domain-containing protein, whose amino-acid sequence MARPHLVLSDRYFNAVAYTSHAHSWQSRKGGNIAYMSHLLGVSSLIIEAGGDEDQAIAGLLHDAVEDAGGSARLADIKRLFGPRVAAIVLGCSDNVDDDDQWMGYWERKQNYLDRLETEPAELVMVSIADKVHNSRALVTDLQIYGLGELNKFHGTPAEIIHYYKECLRIGIKVGVSPTLTAPLAVAIRDIEYFIYGE is encoded by the coding sequence ATGGCTCGCCCGCACTTGGTGCTCAGCGATCGGTATTTCAATGCCGTTGCCTACACCTCGCATGCGCACTCATGGCAAAGTCGCAAAGGCGGCAACATCGCATACATGTCGCACTTGCTCGGAGTCTCCTCGCTGATTATTGAAGCTGGCGGTGATGAAGATCAAGCAATCGCGGGTCTTCTGCATGATGCGGTCGAAGATGCAGGTGGCAGTGCCCGTCTTGCGGATATCAAGCGCCTCTTTGGGCCACGGGTTGCTGCGATTGTGTTGGGTTGTTCAGACAACGTTGATGATGACGATCAATGGATGGGCTACTGGGAGCGCAAGCAGAATTACCTCGATCGATTGGAAACAGAGCCGGCTGAACTTGTCATGGTGTCCATTGCTGACAAGGTACATAACTCACGTGCCCTCGTGACCGATCTTCAGATTTATGGGCTTGGTGAACTCAATAAGTTTCACGGCACTCCTGCTGAAATCATTCACTATTACAAGGAATGCCTGCGTATTGGGATCAAGGTTGGCGTGAGTCCAACACTCACGGCGCCATTGGCCGTGGCTATCCGCGATATTGAATATTTTATTTACGGGGAGTAA
- a CDS encoding exonuclease domain-containing protein → MSTDLAEHWIHEGFIAFDTETTGVEVDSARIVTAAAVVFEGSTPLYTRSWLIKVDVDIPEVTTAVHGITNEMSQRDGQGQTEALVEIRDFLADSGMPIVCFNSGFDIPLFNANLARLELDLLPTDQVLCSYVIDKQCNKYVKGKAQRRLKPTADRYGIELSEQDWHGAEADARVAGQIFLAELAAYPELSEFSITELSATVDLWREQQDREFQEWLARQPTRS, encoded by the coding sequence ATGTCCACCGACCTCGCTGAGCACTGGATTCACGAAGGGTTCATTGCCTTTGACACCGAAACCACTGGTGTCGAAGTTGATTCTGCCCGGATCGTTACGGCAGCGGCTGTGGTGTTTGAGGGATCAACCCCGCTTTATACGCGTTCTTGGCTTATCAAAGTTGATGTTGATATTCCGGAAGTGACAACTGCCGTTCATGGCATCACCAATGAAATGAGTCAGCGCGATGGTCAGGGGCAAACCGAAGCGCTAGTCGAAATTCGTGATTTTCTCGCCGATTCAGGGATGCCGATCGTGTGTTTTAACTCCGGATTCGACATTCCGCTTTTTAATGCAAATTTGGCTCGCCTGGAATTGGATCTGTTGCCCACAGATCAGGTGTTGTGTTCGTATGTGATCGATAAGCAATGCAATAAATATGTCAAAGGCAAGGCGCAACGCCGACTCAAGCCCACAGCTGATCGCTATGGCATCGAGCTATCCGAACAGGATTGGCATGGCGCTGAAGCCGATGCTCGAGTTGCGGGGCAAATCTTCCTAGCCGAGTTGGCTGCGTACCCCGAGCTCAGTGAGTTTTCTATCACTGAACTCTCAGCAACAGTGGATCTGTGGCGCGAACAGCAGGATCGAGAATTTCAGGAGTGGTTGGCTCGACAACCAACGCGCTCTTAG